A window of Saccharomyces paradoxus chromosome XIII, complete sequence genomic DNA:
TTTCCAATACGCAGGGATTTTGTATAGTTTTTTCGCAAACGGGACATGCCTCAGAAACTTCCTCTTTACTTTCCGTTTTGTCACCCTGTGAGGAGACAGGCGGCCTTGGAATATCTTCATCTAAGTCATTCATGCTTTTCTGCAATTTGGTGGTCATGTCCTGTGTGGTCCACCATTGGTACACTCTCAGTACGAATATGAAAGTGGGGAAGAATTGCGAACCCATGAATGTTAAAAACCTGGGTACAATCGATAATTCGCGTTGCAAAAGTGCCAAAATTGATGACatatttgttttccttAACCTACTATCCATTCCTTTCGTCTCTTTAAGACTAGACGTTTCTAATGTCATTGGTTTCATTGTCGTGTACTCTATCTTACATAAGTACTGTAGCAACGAAACCGATCCTGTTCTTTTAGTTAGGAATAATAATTTAACGAGTAAATTGGATAGCGCGAATAGTTTCTTAATAATTGGGTAAATTTTTAGAAATGCTCTCTTGACCCATCTCTCTTCAGTCTCAGCACCGCTGAATATGTTGTTCACTGATAGCTTCTCTAATGTTTCATCAAGCTTCGTTGCGATGTAAGGGAGAATaatcttttccaaaaaaatcacaCTCCTCTGTCGCTGAGTTAGCTGCAAACCTCGAGGCCACGCGCTATGGTTCTTGGGATTTAAGCATTGTGTTAAAGCCAGATTTCTGTCCCTTGAGTTAAATTGTTGCAGCCCATAAAACCGATCAATAAACGTAGAATTGTATGTCTTCAAATGATACCATTCAACAAGCCCTTTTATTGCTTGAAaccattcaaaaaagtAGTTATTCAGCTGCAGAGTATACTTGTTGGGGAAGTTCGCTATTAAATGATTTGTTAATAAATACCGTATCGATGTGGGCAGCAAGGAATCGATTTCATGCGATGACACTATCTCAAAGATAGTTGGATACAAGGGTTCTAATCCCACCCCATTTCGACCGCTTGTTGGAGACCCCTGATTAGATTGTCCAGCAGATGGTAGGTTTGAATAAAAGCTCATCAGCTGATTATtactctcttttcttttgctttatttttcccTGCTTACTTCCTAGCTTCTTCTGGAGGCTTCATGCGAAAACTTTTCCTCACCTAATAAGCTCCTGCGGTAGCTATGACTCATCAACACCTGAATGACGGGATAGCATGATGCCACATTCAATTGTATCTCTCCCCCTCAATGACTGAATTGGATTGGTTACCATTGTCTGTGATGGTAATCGTCCACATTGACGATTTCTTGGCATAACCCACACCCCTCAGAGGTAGAGGCTCCAGATGCAATGTAACAACACGACTGCCCAGTACAACTATCTCCTTTATAAGTATAAGAACCCAacttaaaattttcaagctTTGATAGTTCATTGTCATCCTCGTATAAGTGGGAAAGAAAGGGTATCACGATAGTGAGAACTACATAACAAGAGATGACTATCCCTGGAAGATTTATGACTAATGATAAGGGCACCTTTGGTGAATACACTGCTAGTGCCCGTTGGCCCATTATCACTCAGAATGCTATAGACGATTTAAGTGAGCAACAAGAAGCAGAGAAGAGTAACGAAACTAAATTTGAACAAGGTGAAGTTATCAAGAAggagttgaagaaattccGCCAGGAGATAATTGATCGTGTACCTTTGAGACCATTCACTGAAGAGGAGATCAAAATTGCCAACGTTCCGCTTTCGTTCAATGAATACCTAAAGGAACACCCTGAAGTAAATTGGGGCGCAGTAGAGTGGCTATTCTCCGAGGT
This region includes:
- the PEX12 gene encoding ubiquitin-protein ligase peroxin 12 (C3HC4-type RING-finger peroxin and E3 ubiquitin ligase~similar to YMR026C), with product MSFYSNLPSAGQSNQGSPTSGRNGVGLEPLYPTIFEIVSSHEIDSLLPTSIRYLLTNHLIANFPNKYTLQLNNYFFEWFQAIKGLVEWYHLKTYNSTFIDRFYGLQQFNSRDRNLALTQCLNPKNHSAWPRGLQLTQRQRSVIFLEKIILPYIATKLDETLEKLSVNNIFSGAETEERWVKRAFLKIYPIIKKLFALSNLLVKLLFLTKRTGSVSLLQYLCKIEYTTMKPMTLETSSLKETKGMDSRLRKTNMSSILALLQRELSIVPRFLTFMGSQFFPTFIFVLRVYQWWTTQDMTTKLQKSMNDLDEDIPRPPVSSQGDKTESKEEVSEACPVCEKTIQNPCVLETGYVACYPCAISYLVNNEGHCPVTHKKLLGCTYNRHTNKWEVVTGMRKLLI